In one Lycium barbarum isolate Lr01 chromosome 7, ASM1917538v2, whole genome shotgun sequence genomic region, the following are encoded:
- the LOC132603705 gene encoding uncharacterized protein LOC132603705, protein MISPFFFFLSCFSVYLFVFFRLEVIILDYLSKRGFNQIGETFSSEIHANQNHVAVNSPHEDILQVWWGKFYETFSTRFPGVPLFAAKSFDKVAQIVEDVVSNALPASPELSDADNHWSLSKMELMHWIGGGTIEDNFPFFQQWLEMC, encoded by the exons ATGATttcccccttcttcttctttttatcaTGCTTTTCCGTTTATTTGTTTGTGTTTTTCAGACTTGAAGTTATCATTCTCGATTACTTGTCTAAAAGAGGTTTCAATCAAATTGGTGAGACATTCTCCAGCGAAATTCATGCTAATCAAAATCATGTTG CTGTCAATTCTCCTCATGAAGACATTCTGCAAGTATGGTGGGGTAAATTTTATGAAACATTTAGCACTAGGTTCCCTGGCGTTCCTTTATTCGCTGCTAAATCCTTTGATAAG GTCGCACAAATCGTGGAAGACGTTGTGTCTAATGCTTTGCCTGCTTCACCAGAACTTTCTGATGCGG ataACCATTGGAGCCTTTCGAAGATGGAGTTAATGCACTGGATTGGTGGAGGAACAATAGAAGACAATTTCCCGTTCTTTCAACAATGGCTAGAGATGTGCTAA